The DNA sequence CGACCAAAGAAAAGTTACAAGCAGTGCGAGCAAAAGCGTGGAAAGATGAGATTGGTGCTTACTCATATGAATATTTTATCGCTTTGTCTGATATCTTCAATACTCACTTTCAAGCCTCTTCCAATAAAAATTGTAAGATTGTTCTCATACGGCATTCCGTACTTTGCCTTATGAAATCCTGCTTTGTAAACTTCTTCCAAAGCTTCCAGATGTTCTTCAAGTTCACCACCGATAATAATTACTGTTGAATAATTTCTTCCATCAGGCCACCAATACCAATAATTGTTATGAGGACATATGACCTTAGGCAGAGGAAATTTTTTACTGAAATATTCAATCGCGCCTGCTTTACCGTAGTTGCTACAGTATACAACTGTATTTTTTCTTTCTGTTTCCGGAAGTGTGAGATAAACATCAGAAACATTTTTCGCTAATTCTTCCCACCCGAACATATCAGAATAAAATTGAGGGAGTACTGTTTCATGGCCTTCATTGCTCGAGGGTTTAAGTCCTACTGCATTTTGATAATCAAGAAATCTTTCAACCGAGAGGAAGGGACGTGCAAAAGGTGCAAACAAAATTCCAACCGTAATAATTGGAACGGCTGCTGCATATTTAATCCAGCTCTTACTCAAACTCCATTTCTCTATCATCACTGCGCCGCTCGCAAAAAGTATTTGATACGCAGCAGCTATATATTCTCCTTTGCTATGCCCGTTGATTAAAAGAATAATGAAAGTTGTAAGCCAGATGAATCCAACAGCACGGAATTGTTTGCCCTCTCTGTTCACAAAATAAAATAACAATCCCGGCAGCCAGATTAGAATTGATAACGGGTTTAGAATTAAGATCTGGTCAATAAAAAATGAAACAGGTGTTAATCCGCCGTACTTTCTTGATGCAGCATTTCTCATAAATTCAAGGTGAGCAAATTCGTGTGATATATTCCAGATTAAATATGGTGAAAAAATTAATAGAGCAATTGCAGCGGCGATATATGGATATTTTGTTTTCAATTCTTTTCTTAATGGAGTGAAAAGTGTTCCAACAGCAATTCCTGAGCACAGCCAGAGCATCTTGTTTTGTTCAGGAGTCCAAATCCGATAACAACTCCAAGCAGCAGCCAGAGTTTCTGGTTATTGGTTTGAACAATTCTAAGAAAAATATATGCCGATGAAATCCAGAAAAGAAAATCGAAAGTGTTCATTGAATAAATAGTATTCATTCCGAGAAAGATCGGGCTGAGCATAAAAGTAATTGTAGAAATTAAAACTGCTGTTTTCCCTCCGCCTAGCCGAACAGTAAACATTCCGATCATAAAAAGAATAATTGAAGTAACAATCGCCGGAATCATTCTTATTACAATCATCGAATCACCGAAAAGTGATTTCCACAACGCAAGAATCCATATTGAAAATGGCGGATGATCAACATATCCAAAATCAAGTCTGTTAGCACACGCTAAATAATAATACTCATCACGAAACATTCCGTAAGCAAAAAAAGCCTGTGTTATCAGGTAGATGAGAAGATTCAAAAAAGAAATTGAAATAATTAGTGAGAGAATGTTTCGGGGAATTTTATCGTTTTCCATTTTGAAGAAACTCTGTTATAAATTCACAAATGATTTTATTCTTTGATAAACTTTTTCTGAATCAATTCCACCTATTCCACTGAAATCACAAATGTGCGGATCGCCGGGACAGACTGTTTGGCAATAATTTTCTTCCGGCAAAATTATTTCAGATTTATTTCCGAGAGGACCCCATAACTTTGGCGAGCAGGCAGGAAGCGGACAAAACATTGAAATAGTCGGAACCTCCAATGCAGCACAAATATGCAGCGGTCCGGTGCTTGCTGAAACAAGGACATCCAACGCGCTGAAATTAATTATTGACTCTCTCAGAGTTAAACCAATATTGGGATAAAAGATGTTATTAATATTCTGTAATTTGTCAGGTGGATTATTATCTGTAACAAAAACTCTAATATTTTTTTCTTCTGATAAACGAACAATTAATTTTCCGTATTCTTCAATCGATAAATTTGGTGAAGACTTTCCGCTTGTTGTATTTATCCCGACTAATATTTCTTTATTGGATGATAACTTTCTTCTAATTTCATCTCTCTTTTTAATCTCTTCAGTTGATAAAAATATTTCCGGCTCAAGACTCTTTGGTTCGATTCCAATTTTCCTTGCCATATCAAGGCAATAATCTGCTTCGTGTCTTAAGGGAATATATTTTCTCCGGTCAACATATTTAGAAAAGGTAAGGAACTGATAAAGCTTATGTCCAACACCAACACGATTTGGTATTCCGCTGAAAAATAAAATCCAATTTAGTCTTTCGTTGGGCAGAAGCATAAATGCATGAGTAAATTTTCGCTTTCTAATTTCTCCAACAAGATTCCAAAAAGATTTTGGATTTGTTTCATCCTCGCCATCGAATAAAATAATTTCATCAACATGCGGGTTGTTGAGATAGATATCTTTTGTGTACTTTCTGACGAGGACAGAAACAAAACTATCGGAGTAAACTTTTTTTATTTCACGAGGAATCGGTGTGGAAAGGACCACATCACCGATACGGTCGATTCTTGACACTAATATTCGTAGTTTACTTTTATTCATATTACGGTTCACAGTCCGAAAAATACAACTAAAATATAATTTAAGCAGTAACTACTATTGCATAGGCTAATTCGCTCGGTTAATTAAAAGCTTGCTTCCCAAAATATTGATTCGCTTCGACTTACAAGTCTTTTTGATTAATTTTAGATTTATAATTAAAGCAGAATGTCCTGAATATTGATGAAGACAAAATTGCAGACAAAAAACACAAGAGAGAAATTATCCCGCCTTGATATTGATGAGGAGCTTCGAAAAAAAATTCTCCCATATTGCAGATTAAAGGAAGGTCAAATCTGGAAGGACCCTAAGGGAAAACATAAAGTCGGTGTTCTGGATGCAACTATTTTTGAGGATACAAAAAAGTTATTTAACAAAGAAAAAGTACAGCTTGTTATAAACGATCCTCCTTACAATGTTGTTGTCGGGAATGCCAATACACAAAACCTCTCCAAAATAAAAATTGATGAATACATCGATTTCTCGCGTAAGTGGATTTCCAATGTTTTATCTGTGCTTGATAAAAATTCTTCTCTTTACATCTGGCTTGGTGCAGATCAGAATGACGGTTTCCAGCCGCTGCCTGAATTTATGATGATGATGAGAGAATTTAAAGAGATGAAAACCCGAAGCTTCATTACTATGCGCAATCAAAGAGGCTACGGAACTCAGAAAAACTGGATGTCTGTTCGACAAGAACTTCTTTACTATACAAAAGGAGATCCTTACTTCAAAGTTGTTTATACTGATATACCAAAAATCCTCGGCGGTTATTACAAAGAAGTAAACGGAGAAGTGACTGACAATTTTGAGAGAAGCAAATCTAATTTCATCCGTCCAGGAAATGTTTGGGTTGATATACAACAAGTATTTTACAGGATGGAAGAAAATGTTCCCGGTGCTTATGCACAAAAACCATTGAAAGCAATTTCAAGAATAATTGAATCTAGCAGCCGAAAGAATGATCTTGTTGCAGATTTTTTCAGTCATAGTGGAGTTACTCTTCTAGCTTCTGAAATTCTTGGACGAAAATGTTATGCAATGGAGATAGATCCTGCGTTTGCTGAACTTTCAATAAGACGGCTTGAACATTATCGCAAAACCGGAAAGACAGGCTGGCAATGGGAAAATCCGTTTCCAGAACTAAAGTAATTAAAACATAAATTGGAAAATTATACTTCCAAGTTGCATCGTTTTGAATTGAACTTTCTATATCAATCAGTTAGCTTTGTTCATCAAAATTAAATCTGGAAAACTTCTGATGGAAAAAATTATATTCGCACTTGCTGCACTATTTTCAATAGCGTTTCTCTATTCCTGCAAAACAGAAACACTTGAGACAAAAGGCTCGCCGGAATATCTTGAAGAAATAAAAAAATGGGATCAGAGAAGAGCAGAAAGACTCAAAGCCGATGACGGCTGGTTAAATCTTGTCGGAAGAACCTGGCTCAAGCCCGGCGAAAACAAATTCGGTTCAGCAAAAGATAATGACGTTGTGATCGAATCGGACAATGTTCCTGATTATATGGGTGTTTTTGATTTTCAAGATTCTACAGTTATGATGAAGGTAAGTGATGGGGTTGAAGTATTATTCAATGGTAATCCTGTAAAAGAAATGGTGATGATCGGCGATACTAAAAAAGATATGACTGTATTTCAATCCGGTCCGATAAAGTGGAATCTTATTGTTCGCGATTCACTTTATGGTATTCGATTCCGCGATCTTGAATCTGAACTTGTTAAAAAGTTTTCAGGAATTGAACGTTTTCCTGTCAATGAAGATTGGAAAGTTAATGCTGATTTTGAAGCATACGATCCACCCAAGAAAATAGAAGTGCCGAATGTTTTGGGACAAATTGATGTAGAGCCTTCGCCAGGTGCAGTTGCATTCACAATGAATAACCAGAATTACAGAATTGATGTAATAGATGCCGGTGACAGACTATGGCTTATCTTTGCGGACGGAACAAGCGGGGAAGAAACTTACGGCGGAGGAAGATTTTTATACACTGATAGTAAAGCAGATTCAACAGGTAAAGTAATCGTAGATTTTAACAAAGCATATAATCCGCCTTGCGTGCTGACAAAATATGCGACCTGTCCATTACCTCCAAAGCAAAACTATATCAAGCTAAGAATAACTGCCGGTGAAAAAATGTGGGGAGGACATCATTGAAATTCGTTTATAAGTTCTTTGATGGTTTCAATATGATGTTCATCGTGCTCTAATATAAACTGAGCCATATCAATCGGTCTCATCGACTGCTGAAGTCTTGGATGTATTGAGCTTTTCATCAGATCTTTCTCATCAAGACTTTTCATCCTTTTAATAAAATTTTCTCTCACGATTTTAAATTGATTAACAAGTTTGAAAATATCCTTGCTGTTATGATTTGCTTCATCCGTTTTCCTGTTGTTAAGATCAGCGGGTCTTAACTTCTCTTTGCCTTCAATAAAATCATCTATTCTGCCGTCGTGCAACTCTTCAAGATCTATAAGATGACCTACATTTTCTTTAATTGACCAACGGTTGTCAATCTTTCGTATCAAAACGTCTTCGGGTAAAGATGATACAAGCTTAGAAATTTTATCAGGATTTTCACTAAGTTTTTTCAGAATTCTATCATAATTAGCCTGCGATAAATCAAACTGAAATTTTTTATCAAACCATTTCATTTTCGTCATAGTTACTCTTCATTTTTGAATACGGAAATCAGCCCGTGTGTTAGCGATTCCGGCGGACCCATCAGATGAGTTGAGCCATCAAAAACTTTTGCCTCCAGCTTAACACCTGAATAATTGCGATCCTGAATCTGTGTTACAAGGTTATCAATCGGATTAAAAAACTTTTCATCTGATTCGTCACTGCCGACTGAAATAAAAATTTTCAATTTCTTATCAGATATTTTATCTGTAGAAGTTTCTTCATAATTAAAAATTGAATAATCATCCCAGGCGAGACCCGGACTGCCGATAATATACCTGTTAAATATTTCGGGTTTTGTAAACAGTGAGTACAATCCAAACAGTCCGCCTATTGAATAACCATTTATTGTTCTATTGCCCGGAATCGTTCTATAGTTCGAATCAATTAATGGTATCAATTCATTCTCAATAAACAATAAAAAATTCTCGGCACCGCCGGACTCAATCGGTCTGTAATCTCGCCTGCGTTTTTCTCCTGCTGACTTATCCGCAGATCCGTAACCAATTCCAACAATTATTAATTCCGGAATATTATCACCTATCTGCAGATAACGCGCAATGCTTGCAGCCAGACCAAATGCTATATCTCCATCCAGCACATAAAGCACAGGAAATTTTTTATCAGTTGTAGAATAATTATCAGGTACGCTTATTAGAATCCGGAATGTATCTTTCACAGAATCAGAAAACATTAATCGTTCTGAAGTATTATAGAGAAAGGAATTTTGTACATCAGTCTCTTCGGAAATTGTCTGGGAATTTATGAGATTGATTGGAACGAGTGATACTGCGATCAATATCGAAATAAACAAAAACTGTTTCATTTACTGGCTCCCTGCTTATTAAATTATTTTACAGTTATCCAAAATTTAAAGGAAAGTATTACCCAAAAACCGACGCAAAGGAAAAATTTTACTTATTCATTTACTATTATGTGCGCGATGATTATGTTTATTGGGTATAAAAATTGATTCCTTAGTTGTTTGGTTCGTGGTCTTTAACATATACTAAATTATAAAGAATATTTCACTTTAAAGGTGCAATAATGAATAAGTTAATTTCGCTGATTATAATCTTTTATTCGGGAGTTTGCTTCTCACAAAGTTTTTCAACTCCTCTCACTAATCCATATAACCTGGATAATTCCGGAAGTTTTAACAGCCCTGTTTTTGTTGACATAGATAATGATGGTGATTTAGATTGCTTTAGCGGACTCGGAACCGGACAAACTACTTATTATAAAAATAATGGAACAAATGTATTTCCTGCTTTCGCTTCCTGGCAATTAGCAAACATTTTCGGAATTTTTGATGCGGGAAATAATGCGAAACCTGAATTTGCCGATATTGATTTTGACGGCGATTATGATCTTTATCTCGGAGAAGCCGGATTTAGAATTTTGTTCTTAAGAAACTCAAGTGCATTTAATCCAAACTTCACTTACATAGTTGATAACCCGGCAGGAATTTCTGGATTGGGAAGCAATGTTACTCCGGCTTTTGTTGATATAGATGATGACAATGATTTTGATTTATTCACAGGTCAGCTTGATGGGAATATTTTATTTTTCAGAAATATCGGGACAAGGTTTAATCCATCGTGGGCAAATTCGTTATTTAACCCTTTTGGATTAAATGATGTTGGCTCAAGATCAAAACCTACTTTCTGCGATGTTGATAAAGATGGCGATTATGATATTTTCATCGGGAACGAAAGTGGTGACATTATCTTTTTTAGGAATACCGGGACAAAGACTGATCCAGCTTTCGGAATTCCTTTAACTAATCCATTCGGATTGTCGAATGTGGGAACGAATGCAACTCCAACTTTTGCAGATATTGATAATGATGGGAAAGAAGATCTATTCGTTGGTTCAGGCACAGGTGCGACATATTATTTCAGGAATACCACAATAGTAAGTGTTGAAGAAGAGCAGAATTCTTCATTTGTTGAAGTCAAGGCTTATCCTAATCCGGTTAACAACATCCTCAGTATCAGCGGCAGTCAAATTAATTTGGATGATGCTGAGCTATCTGTCTATTCAATTCTAGGCGAAAAACTAAACCTCAGTATCACAAAGAATGGATCATTTGCAACAATCAATTTTTCTGATCTGACTGCGGGCATTTATATTCTTGTTATAAAGAATGACTTTATTAATTACACATCAAAAATTATAAAGACAGGCAGGGGATTTTAAGAAATAAAATTTATTGTGTGACTTCATTTATAATGTGACGGGTAACCATTGGAAGCCCGTTTTCTATTTTTTCATTCTCAATATTATCTCGGTAGAAAGAATAAAGTTTTTCATCTGTTAATAGATTTTTAATAACTCCGGGAAGCTTGCTAATTTTTGGTTCATAGATGCCAAGCTTCTTTTCTACCAGATAATCAACATTCCCCTGTTCCTGTTCCCAGATGTAATCATTAACGACGGGAACTTTTTTTAGATTTAAGATT is a window from the bacterium genome containing:
- a CDS encoding glycosyltransferase family 39 protein yields the protein MENDKIPRNILSLIISISFLNLLIYLITQAFFAYGMFRDEYYYLACANRLDFGYVDHPPFSIWILALWKSLFGDSMIVIRMIPAIVTSIILFMIGMFTVRLGGGKTAVLISTITFMLSPIFLGMNTIYSMNTFDFLFWISSAYIFLRIVQTNNQKLWLLLGVVIGFGLLNKTRCSGCAQELLLEHFSLH
- a CDS encoding glycosyltransferase family 9 protein, with the translated sequence MNKSKLRILVSRIDRIGDVVLSTPIPREIKKVYSDSFVSVLVRKYTKDIYLNNPHVDEIILFDGEDETNPKSFWNLVGEIRKRKFTHAFMLLPNERLNWILFFSGIPNRVGVGHKLYQFLTFSKYVDRRKYIPLRHEADYCLDMARKIGIEPKSLEPEIFLSTEEIKKRDEIRRKLSSNKEILVGINTTSGKSSPNLSIEEYGKLIVRLSEEKNIRVFVTDNNPPDKLQNINNIFYPNIGLTLRESIINFSALDVLVSASTGPLHICAALEVPTISMFCPLPACSPKLWGPLGNKSEIILPEENYCQTVCPGDPHICDFSGIGGIDSEKVYQRIKSFVNL
- a CDS encoding site-specific DNA-methyltransferase; protein product: MKTKLQTKNTREKLSRLDIDEELRKKILPYCRLKEGQIWKDPKGKHKVGVLDATIFEDTKKLFNKEKVQLVINDPPYNVVVGNANTQNLSKIKIDEYIDFSRKWISNVLSVLDKNSSLYIWLGADQNDGFQPLPEFMMMMREFKEMKTRSFITMRNQRGYGTQKNWMSVRQELLYYTKGDPYFKVVYTDIPKILGGYYKEVNGEVTDNFERSKSNFIRPGNVWVDIQQVFYRMEENVPGAYAQKPLKAISRIIESSSRKNDLVADFFSHSGVTLLASEILGRKCYAMEIDPAFAELSIRRLEHYRKTGKTGWQWENPFPELK
- a CDS encoding DUF1684 domain-containing protein, translating into MEKIIFALAALFSIAFLYSCKTETLETKGSPEYLEEIKKWDQRRAERLKADDGWLNLVGRTWLKPGENKFGSAKDNDVVIESDNVPDYMGVFDFQDSTVMMKVSDGVEVLFNGNPVKEMVMIGDTKKDMTVFQSGPIKWNLIVRDSLYGIRFRDLESELVKKFSGIERFPVNEDWKVNADFEAYDPPKKIEVPNVLGQIDVEPSPGAVAFTMNNQNYRIDVIDAGDRLWLIFADGTSGEETYGGGRFLYTDSKADSTGKVIVDFNKAYNPPCVLTKYATCPLPPKQNYIKLRITAGEKMWGGHH
- a CDS encoding DinB family protein, giving the protein MTKMKWFDKKFQFDLSQANYDRILKKLSENPDKISKLVSSLPEDVLIRKIDNRWSIKENVGHLIDLEELHDGRIDDFIEGKEKLRPADLNNRKTDEANHNSKDIFKLVNQFKIVRENFIKRMKSLDEKDLMKSSIHPRLQQSMRPIDMAQFILEHDEHHIETIKELINEFQ
- a CDS encoding alpha/beta hydrolase, with amino-acid sequence MKQFLFISILIAVSLVPINLINSQTISEETDVQNSFLYNTSERLMFSDSVKDTFRILISVPDNYSTTDKKFPVLYVLDGDIAFGLAASIARYLQIGDNIPELIIVGIGYGSADKSAGEKRRRDYRPIESGGAENFLLFIENELIPLIDSNYRTIPGNRTINGYSIGGLFGLYSLFTKPEIFNRYIIGSPGLAWDDYSIFNYEETSTDKISDKKLKIFISVGSDESDEKFFNPIDNLVTQIQDRNYSGVKLEAKVFDGSTHLMGPPESLTHGLISVFKNEE
- a CDS encoding T9SS type A sorting domain-containing protein; the protein is MNKLISLIIIFYSGVCFSQSFSTPLTNPYNLDNSGSFNSPVFVDIDNDGDLDCFSGLGTGQTTYYKNNGTNVFPAFASWQLANIFGIFDAGNNAKPEFADIDFDGDYDLYLGEAGFRILFLRNSSAFNPNFTYIVDNPAGISGLGSNVTPAFVDIDDDNDFDLFTGQLDGNILFFRNIGTRFNPSWANSLFNPFGLNDVGSRSKPTFCDVDKDGDYDIFIGNESGDIIFFRNTGTKTDPAFGIPLTNPFGLSNVGTNATPTFADIDNDGKEDLFVGSGTGATYYFRNTTIVSVEEEQNSSFVEVKAYPNPVNNILSISGSQINLDDAELSVYSILGEKLNLSITKNGSFATINFSDLTAGIYILVIKNDFINYTSKIIKTGRGF